CGATCCGTTGGCAATCGACATTGTCTTTCCAGGCGGTCACAAGCAATACACGACCTTATTGCAAACCGCTGCCCGCGATCGCACGACAAAGCGCGACGGTCGTTAATTGAGAGTGGGGGAGCAATAGCGACCGTCATCTCATGCCAATGTGGCAGTCGCTCGCCGAGTGGACGCTAGTTCCAAAAGAGGTACGGGGAAGTCTACTAATTCCAGGGACTCTTGTTGCAACGTATGACGCCGGACCTCTGCATTCAAGCATTTTCAGATCCTACGGGCAGAGAATAGTTGAAACAAAAGATACTCGTTCGAGTCAGGTCGGACATCTTTATGCCGGACAAGTATATAAAGCGAAACTCAAACAAATGTCGGACTTTGGTTTATCGACTTTACCGACGGCAAAATGCCCGTGCTGCGGTGTGGACCTTTGTTCTTGAGCGAATTAACGGACTGAGCCGTTCTCGATGAGTTCTGCAGCATTCCCCCAAGGCGCAAGCACGGTCAGTACGGCATCGCACCCTTCAAGGCTTGTTCGATGACCGCGCGATCGCTGGTTGCACCCAGCACGATTGCGATGCGTTCCTGAAACCGCACCAGCTTCTCGACACGGCGTTCGCGACGCCGACCACCTCGTAACCGCAAGCCAGTGCGAGCTTACACCATGTACTGACCGAGTTTGCCAGAAGGGCACACGATGCAACCCTTCTTGATGTCTCCCTGCGCGAGGCGATCGCGAGCGGGTGGTAGGCTCGGTCGCGATCGCCTTTAACTGAATCGACAATCGAACCCGTTACTGCGTCAGCCGGGTAAGCACTTGATTCGAGCGCGCTACGAATGCCTCGATGCCCTCTGAATCGAGGGCCTGCTGCGCCATCAACGCCAAGTCGTAAATGTAACAGCACATCAAGCGTGCCGTCTCAGCCGAGGGCGACTCGCCACTGGCAGAGACGATGCTGCTTTGAGCGAGCTTCACCACATTTTGCACCAGCGGATGCAAACTGTTCACCACCAACACGCGATCGTCTGGAAACTCCAGTGCCTTCTGCTGCATCAACGCGGTCATTTCCTTCAAGCGCCGCATTGCTTCCGGCAGCAACACCATCGCCGGCGGTGTGCCTTGGGGGTCGTCCGACTTCAGTGCTTGAACCTTCACGTTCACCTTTGGATCCGCAATGGCCGCTTCAAAAAGCTCTTTGATCGCCTGGTTGCGGCTCTTGTTCGTCGCCGGATCGACTAATTCGCCTGCTTGGTCCTGCTCCACGAGACTCCCATCGAGTTCTGCATCCACGCGCACGAATTGCAAATTCGAATGCTCGTGCTCTAGGAACGGAATGAAATAGTTTGCATCCATGAATGAATCCAGGAACAGCGCTTCCAAGCCTTGCTGTTCGTAGAGCTTCAGGTAGGTTGCCTGGGTACTCGGATCGGTACAGTAAAACACGCGGTTTTCGTGCTTGTCCTTGTTGCGATCGAGATACGCTTGCAGCGTGGTGTAAGAATAGCCGCGATCGTCCGTCACCGCCTCTGCATCCGTCGACTCCCAAACGTCACCCTCTGCCGATTGCACTTCAACTTTCGGTACGTCGCCCGCAAGCTTCGCCGTCGTCCGATAGACGATCGAGTCCTCGACCTGCTTTTTGAACTTCTCGTCGCGCATTGTGCCGTACTTCACGAACGTGCCAACATCCTGCCAGCTGCGAATGTACTGAGCGCGATCCTCGCGATATAGAGACTTGAGACGATCGCCGATCTTCTTGGCAATGTAGTCGGCAATCCGGCGCACAGTCCGATTTGCCGTGAGCGCACTCCGCGACACGTTGAGCGGAATATCCGTGCTGTCGATGACCCCACGCAGCGGCAGCAAAAACTCGGGCACGACTTCTTCGCAGCGATCGCTAACGAATACCTGATTGCAATACAGCGAAATCTGCCCGCGCGTGACGTCTACGTCCGGGCGCAACTTGGGGAAATAGAGAATGCCGTTGAGCAGAAACGGATAGTCCGTATTCAAATGCACCCACAGCAAGGGATCTTCCTGGGCAGGATACAGATAGCGATAGAACTCCAGGTAGTCCTCATCCGTAAGGTTTTGCGGTGACTCCTTCCAAATTGCGCGTTGCTTGTTGATCGTCTCGTTATCGAGTTCGATCGCCACCGGCATGAAATCGCAATAGGTCTTGATGAGGTGACGAATGCGCTGGGGCTCTAAGTACTCCAACTCGTCATCCAGCAGCGTTAGTGTCACCGTCGTACCTCGTTGTGCGCGCTCGGATTCCGCGAGTTCGAATGCCGGTGACCCATCGCACAACCAATGCACCGCCTGCGAGTCGGGACGCGCTGACAGCGTGTCGATCTCCACCTTCGACGCCACCATGAACGACGAATAAAACCCGAGACCGAACTGCCCGATCAACTGCTCTTCACTGCCTTGGTACTTCTGAACGAATTCCTCGGCGCTTGAGAACGCTACCTGGTTGATGTACTTCTCGATTTCCTCAGCCGTCATGCCGATGCCGTTGTCGGTCACGGACAGCTGCTTCTTACTTTTATCGATAAATATTTTAATTCTGGGTTCGTCCAGCTCGCCCGCCACCTCGCCGGCGAACGTTGCCATCTTCAACTTGGCGATCGCGTCCACCGAGTTCGAGATCAGCTCGCGCAAGAAAATCTCGTGATTGGTGTAGAGCGACTTCTTAATGATCGGAAAGATATTCTCGGTGTGGATCGAGATGCTGCCTTGCTTGAGAACGGTCATAATGCTCCTTGCCTCGCGACGCTCTATCTAATCGAATCTATTGTGCGCGATCGCCCCACCGGAGTTCGATCCGCGATCGCCGTCCTGCCGCCATACGGTTTTCCCCCCAGATGACGCGCGACTGGCGCGCGATCCCAACGCCACACGCGCTCCTTAGCGTACTTATTCCAACCGACAGCAACGTTGGGCGCTACAATCGATCCCGCTCCGCACCCGACTCCTCCACAATCGGCTTTCCCATGAGCGACTTAACTTGGCTCACGCCCAGTCACTGGACGATACTTGCCCTAATACTCGGCTTCGCCGTCGTCCACAGCGGCATGGCTGCTTTGCGATCCCGCGGCGAGCGGCTCCTGGGCGCGCGCTTCTACCGCATTCTGTTCGCGCTTGCCAGCGTGCCGTTTGCTGCGGTGTTGATACTGTATTTCATCGCCCACCGCTACGACGGACTGATGTTATGGCACCTTCAGGGCGTACCCGGCGTGCGAGCGTTGGTGTGGGCCCTTTCAGCACTATCGTTTGTCTTCCTCTATCCAGCGACCTTCAACCTGCTTGAAATTGCCGCCATCCAGAAGCCGGAAATTCACCTCTACGAAGCGGGTATCGTCCGCATTTCGCGTCACCCGCAAATGGTCGGGCAGATTATTTGGTGTGCTGCCCACGCACTCTGGCTGGGAACGACGTTTACACTCGTGACCTGCTTCGGACTGATCGCCCACCACCTGTTTGCGGTCTGGCACGGGGATCGCCGTTGGCAGCAGCGGTATGGCGACGCGTTTGCGGCCGCGAAAGCGCGCACCTCCATCATCCCATTCCGAGCTGCTCTCGACGGACGGCAATCCCTGCACTGGCAAGAGTTTTTACGCCCGGCGTATCTGGGAGTTGCTCTCTTCGTCGGTTTACTGTGGTGGGCGCATCCGTGGTTGTTAGTGGCGGCGGAAAAAGTTATCTAAAGAAGGGACAAGATTGTTTCGCAAGCGATCCCGAATGGTGTAGCATTATGCAACAGCAATTTTGAAGTCTTTATTAAAAAAGCGGGATCGCAATGCTTGCGGCTAACGATGATACTTTTTCAAAAGTAGTTCTGAGCGCGCCCCGACCCATACTCGTCCACTTTTGGGCTCCCTGGTGCGGTGCCTGCAGGTTGATCTTACCGACCCTCAACGCCTTCGCGCGATCGCAAACCGGTCCGGATGCGATCGGCCTCGTTAGTGTTAATGCCGACGATAATTTGCGCCTGGCTACGCAGTACCGCCTCACAAATCTGCCGACGTTGATTTTGTTCGACGGCGGGCACGTGGCTTACCGGTTGGAGGAAATCGGTCGGCGCGACGAGTTGCTCCGCATCCTTGAGTCCATGCCCATGTTGCCGCTGCCGAGCCCTGCTTAGTTGCAGACTTGCTGGGCGGGAGTCAGTGCAATTGCTCGTGCTCGATCGCTGCAGGCATTAAATCTGGCTAACCGAACTTCGGGGCGCGATTAATGATAACCAGCCTTGGAGTTGGGGTAGGTCGCCCCTAGCTTTAGATGGCGAGCGTTTGATAACTCGATCGAGCAGGGGGTCCCTACCCATCTACGTTCTATCACTGAGTCTCTAAATCTCAGCACTAGTGCGGCGCGGCGTCAAGGCATAGCTTGGGTAAGAACACTGGCGTCATTAAGTTCGCGCAGTGCAGCCTCGAGGTCGGCCATCAGGTGCGGCGCGTTGTGCTTGGTAGACCCTTGACTGTAGTCGAGGGTATCAAGCGGCTTGCCAACGGCAACCCGAACGTCACAACCCCAAGTGGGATAGGCTTGCGAATAACTCAACCCGACGGGCACGATTTTGACGCTCTCGCCCTTCTCCGTCTGATGGGTTTGCGCCTGCAAAGCTATGCGACCCGGTCCCGGCTTCAATGACCGGACATTTCCGTCGCGAAAGATATTACCCTCAGGAAAAATCACGAGTGCCCGACCCCGAGACAGCAGCTCGACGCTATGGCGGACGCTCTGCAGACTCGGATGCTTCGGATCGACCGGGAACCCCCCTAAGCGCCTGATAAACCAGCCCTGTAACCCGTCCATCTCATTTGCCGACACCATAAAACAAAAATCGCGACCTGTAACCGGCCGGCCGAGGGCACACGGCACAATGAGTGCATCCCAGCGAGAACGATGCGTGGGGGCAACGATCAGCGGACCGCTGCGGGGGATGTTTTCGGCTCCGCTCACGACGATTTTGCCGAAGTAGAGCGGGAAGAGAAATCGGCGAATCAGTGGGTAGCTAATCGCGCTAAGCCACGGCGAGACGCGCGCGGTAACGACACGAGCAGTAGGAGGAATCGAGTTCGAGGTACTCGGTGCAGACATGACAGACTTTGCTATTTTCAATTAGCTATTTGAAACGTTAATTGGATCTGGTGGTATCGCATGGAACGGAAGCATCAGACTTTGGAGTTGGGAGATTACAATGCCACCTTATCGGTTGCCCTCGCCGACCCACGATCGCCCCGGACCAGTTCCTCCGTTGTCACGGCTGGGGACAAATGGTTTTCTGGCACAAAACAGTGTTCGGGCAAAAATTACTTGAATTGAATGAAAATCATGCAGCCCTCATCACTTCATCAAACTGCTGGCTAGTATTTCGCCCGAGCGCGATCGCTCGCGCCCAAACGTGTCTAGTTAGTGCCCTGCCGCTAGAGTCCGATCGCCTAGCCGACGCCTACCCGCGGCCCAGAACTGGCAAAGTCAACTACTCAATTCCTGCTAGAACTCCGAAGGAGATGCCGCGATCGCTTAGGAACGAACGCAACTCGTCGGCTGTGGGCAATGACGACTGCGACCCCGGTCGCGATGCCGCGATCGCCCCGGCAGCCTGCCCCCAGGTCACCGCACGCTGCAAGTCAAGCCCGTGGAAGCGCGCGGCCGCATACGCTCCATTGAACGCATCGCCTGCGGCTACGGTATCTACCCCCGCAATCGGGAAGGCCGGCGCAAAAAATGCTTCACGCGCTGTGGCGCAATACACCCCCTGCTCGCCGAGCGTCATTAGGGTAAGGCCGACGCCGCGCTGCAGCAAGACATCCGCCGCGCGCGCGGCCGTGGCACTGTCGGTAACGGCAAACCCCACTAGCACCTCAGCTTCAGTGGCATTGGGCGAAATAGCATCAACCGCAGCATACAGTTCGGGTGGTAGTGCACGTGCCGGTGCCGGATCGAGCAGCACCGGGACGCCGAGATCGCAGGCTGATTGCGCAGCTGCGATCGCCGCTGATAGGGGCACTTCCAGCTGCAGGAGTAACATTGCCGCTCCATCCAGAAAACTGCGCAGTCGTGCGATATCGCTAGCATCGAGTCGGTTATTCGCACCGGGAACGACGATAATGTGATTCTCGCCGCCCGTTGCAACCGCGATCGACGCCAGGCCCGTTGGCGCGTCTGGATCGACCGCCACGCCAGACGTGTCCGCGCCAACATGTTTGAGGGATGCTTGCAACATCCGCCCGAAGTCGTCATCCCCCACGCGCCCGACCAAAGTTGTCGGTACGTTCAGCCGCGCGAGTGCTGCCGCTTGGTTTGCTCCTTTCCCGCCGGGAACGGTGGTGAACGAGCCGGCCAACAACGTTTCTCCACTCTGAGGCAGATGCGGCACGCTCATGACCAGGTCCGCATTCAGGCTGCCGAAAACAACGACGTGAGGTGAGTTCATGGCGATTTTCGTGGCAATGTGTTCGGCGAGCTGGTGTGAGGACAGCCGGGATTGCTCGCCCGATCCGATGGGCAGTGAGAGCACACCGACCTAGAGGCGGCACTGAAGTTGCAGGCGTAACGGCAATTGCTGTTGACAAGCGCGGTAAACCCCTTCCAGGAACATCTGCGGTGAGACGTTTTCGGGCAAATCGTCCAACCCAAGGCGATCGCAAAGTTGCTTGGCAAGAGCGCGGCAGCGTGCCACCCGGGCATGCGGGTCGAGGGTCTTGCGGCGTTGTAGATAGGTGCGGATGATGGCAAAGTCTTGGGGTCCCAGACGCGCGATCGCAGCCGTTTCCACCAGGTGTGACGCGATTGCTTGCGATTCCGGTGCGAGTTGTATGCGGCGGCGGTCGCTGCTCGGGCGTTCCTGACGGATGACGAGGGTACCGGCTAGCCAGTCGCCGATGCGCTTTTCACGCTCGGTCAACACGATAAACAACTCGCCCACCAAGCCCGACAGCAGCACGTCGTCCAGCGGTCTGAGCAAGGATCGCAGGGCGGCCTGAGGCAGGCGCACCGGCCGGCCGTCATCGCGAATGACGCGGATACCGAGTATGCGCTTGCCAGGGGTTTGCCCGCGATCGAGCGTTTCAAAGCTCACGAAGTACCCGACGTAGAACGCGAAGCCGAGCAGGAGCTGGATTGCAATCAGCCAGGGGTACAGGCGGAATTCGTCATCAACAAAGTGCGATAGCAGCTCCGTGATTCGTTCGGACGCCAGCGCCCATCCCAAGATCAAAAATGTAAGCAGCAGCAACCACAGCAGGTAATCGATCGCGAGCGCGCAGGCACGACGACCGATACCGGCAAGTTCGAATTCCAAGTCGATGCTTTCCGGCGTTGCCAGCTCAATGGGTGCGAGCAGCGGCGACGGCGCCGAGTCCGATGTTGCAGCGATTGCCGACGCGTCCAAGTTCAAGTCGAAGCCATCCCGGCGGCGGGTTAAGTCGTAGTAGAGCAGCGCGCGCATGCCTTGAACCAAGGGCAGCAATAAAGACCCTCCGAGCACGAACCAGGACATCTCGAAGATGCTGTTGCTCTCGATTTCTGCACCCGGCAGCATTGCATCCGAAACGAGCGGCAAGACGCTTTGCAACGTCAGCAATGCAAACGAGATCGGCTGTAACACCAGTGCTACGACCGCAACCACTGCTTGCACGCGCCATACGGCATTGCCCGTCACCTGCCAGCCGCGCGCGAGCGACTGCCGCCAGTTGGTCTGCGTCGCGACTGCCAGCGGGATGTCCACTAGCACGAGACGGGATGATATCCATCCCATTACCAAGGTTAGAGTCATCAACACGAGGAGCGAGCCGGCAGTTCCGATTATTACTCCGTCTAAGCTACCCATCATGCCCCCCACAAACAGGGTCAGAACCCCGACTCCGCCGAGCAAAGCAAGCAGTGCAGCAAACGACAAGCCGATGGTAGTGGCGGTGACCACCGTACCCACCACCAGCAAGCCCCATTTACGCGACTGTACTCGGCGCAGAGCGGTTTTCCAGGTTTCCGGACGCCCCGCAGCGGTGTTGTAGACTAAACGCGCGATCGCCCCCGACCAAACGAAAAACTTCGCCCAGCCGTAGACCGGTACGAACAACCATAAATGCGCGGCAACTGCCATTAAGAACAGCGTCCGGAATTGGCGACGATAGAGACGTACAGCTGCACTCGCAGTGTCGCCAATGCTCAGCGGCTCGATAAATGCACCGTTCGACGCAGCTGG
This genomic interval from Rubidibacter lacunae KORDI 51-2 contains the following:
- a CDS encoding NnrU family protein gives rise to the protein MSDLTWLTPSHWTILALILGFAVVHSGMAALRSRGERLLGARFYRILFALASVPFAAVLILYFIAHRYDGLMLWHLQGVPGVRALVWALSALSFVFLYPATFNLLEIAAIQKPEIHLYEAGIVRISRHPQMVGQIIWCAAHALWLGTTFTLVTCFGLIAHHLFAVWHGDRRWQQRYGDAFAAAKARTSIIPFRAALDGRQSLHWQEFLRPAYLGVALFVGLLWWAHPWLLVAAEKVI
- a CDS encoding RDD family protein, whose protein sequence is MTAEANSSPPPVPSRTAPPPVPPPEVAPPAASNGAFIEPLSIGDTASAAVRLYRRQFRTLFLMAVAAHLWLFVPVYGWAKFFVWSGAIARLVYNTAAGRPETWKTALRRVQSRKWGLLVVGTVVTATTIGLSFAALLALLGGVGVLTLFVGGMMGSLDGVIIGTAGSLLVLMTLTLVMGWISSRLVLVDIPLAVATQTNWRQSLARGWQVTGNAVWRVQAVVAVVALVLQPISFALLTLQSVLPLVSDAMLPGAEIESNSIFEMSWFVLGGSLLLPLVQGMRALLYYDLTRRRDGFDLNLDASAIAATSDSAPSPLLAPIELATPESIDLEFELAGIGRRACALAIDYLLWLLLLTFLILGWALASERITELLSHFVDDEFRLYPWLIAIQLLLGFAFYVGYFVSFETLDRGQTPGKRILGIRVIRDDGRPVRLPQAALRSLLRPLDDVLLSGLVGELFIVLTEREKRIGDWLAGTLVIRQERPSSDRRRIQLAPESQAIASHLVETAAIARLGPQDFAIIRTYLQRRKTLDPHARVARCRALAKQLCDRLGLDDLPENVSPQMFLEGVYRACQQQLPLRLQLQCRL
- a CDS encoding thioredoxin family protein, giving the protein MLAANDDTFSKVVLSAPRPILVHFWAPWCGACRLILPTLNAFARSQTGPDAIGLVSVNADDNLRLATQYRLTNLPTLILFDGGHVAYRLEEIGRRDELLRILESMPMLPLPSPA
- a CDS encoding lysophospholipid acyltransferase family protein, which encodes MSAPSTSNSIPPTARVVTARVSPWLSAISYPLIRRFLFPLYFGKIVVSGAENIPRSGPLIVAPTHRSRWDALIVPCALGRPVTGRDFCFMVSANEMDGLQGWFIRRLGGFPVDPKHPSLQSVRHSVELLSRGRALVIFPEGNIFRDGNVRSLKPGPGRIALQAQTHQTEKGESVKIVPVGLSYSQAYPTWGCDVRVAVGKPLDTLDYSQGSTKHNAPHLMADLEAALRELNDASVLTQAMP
- the rbsK gene encoding ribokinase, translating into MNSPHVVVFGSLNADLVMSVPHLPQSGETLLAGSFTTVPGGKGANQAAALARLNVPTTLVGRVGDDDFGRMLQASLKHVGADTSGVAVDPDAPTGLASIAVATGGENHIIVVPGANNRLDASDIARLRSFLDGAAMLLLQLEVPLSAAIAAAQSACDLGVPVLLDPAPARALPPELYAAVDAISPNATEAEVLVGFAVTDSATAARAADVLLQRGVGLTLMTLGEQGVYCATAREAFFAPAFPIAGVDTVAAGDAFNGAYAAARFHGLDLQRAVTWGQAAGAIAASRPGSQSSLPTADELRSFLSDRGISFGVLAGIE
- the htpG gene encoding molecular chaperone HtpG, producing the protein MTVLKQGSISIHTENIFPIIKKSLYTNHEIFLRELISNSVDAIAKLKMATFAGEVAGELDEPRIKIFIDKSKKQLSVTDNGIGMTAEEIEKYINQVAFSSAEEFVQKYQGSEEQLIGQFGLGFYSSFMVASKVEIDTLSARPDSQAVHWLCDGSPAFELAESERAQRGTTVTLTLLDDELEYLEPQRIRHLIKTYCDFMPVAIELDNETINKQRAIWKESPQNLTDEDYLEFYRYLYPAQEDPLLWVHLNTDYPFLLNGILYFPKLRPDVDVTRGQISLYCNQVFVSDRCEEVVPEFLLPLRGVIDSTDIPLNVSRSALTANRTVRRIADYIAKKIGDRLKSLYREDRAQYIRSWQDVGTFVKYGTMRDEKFKKQVEDSIVYRTTAKLAGDVPKVEVQSAEGDVWESTDAEAVTDDRGYSYTTLQAYLDRNKDKHENRVFYCTDPSTQATYLKLYEQQGLEALFLDSFMDANYFIPFLEHEHSNLQFVRVDAELDGSLVEQDQAGELVDPATNKSRNQAIKELFEAAIADPKVNVKVQALKSDDPQGTPPAMVLLPEAMRRLKEMTALMQQKALEFPDDRVLVVNSLHPLVQNVVKLAQSSIVSASGESPSAETARLMCCYIYDLALMAQQALDSEGIEAFVARSNQVLTRLTQ